In Methylomonas sp. AM2-LC, the genomic window AATTACTTGACCTAAAGTGCCTTGAGTCCAGAGTGTCAGTTTGGTATAGATGCTTGAAAAAGTCGTGTCGGTTCCGGCCATAGCATCTGTTGCCAGTGCCAGAGACAGTAGAGATGCAGCAATAACAGCTTTTTTGTTAACTTTCATATTGAATACTCCAAAAGGATTTGCTTGATTTAATGTTGTTTGTTGTCCAAAAAGGACAAATCTATTCTGAAGAAATCAATCGCTTTTGTTAATCTAGAAAGAATCGGTTTTCGGAGTGCCTTTTACTCGCAGAAGCGAATTGATGCACTTTTAGGCCACCTTTCATTTGGAAGGTGAAAATAATTCAGGAATTTCTGGGGAATCTATCGAAGTTTGGCACTCGCTGAAGATATAGCTTGCTTTTAATCAAATTAAGGCTATTTGCATTCTAGGATTGGAAACTTTATCGTTAAAAGTGGGGTTAAACAGGTAAAGCCCATCCTTTCTTAGATCATTAAAGATCGCAATTATTTCAAACGAGGCATTTTTTTGGCACCTTTCGGTCGTTACTATTTCAAAAAATTGACATAGGATATTGCAATTACTTAGATCGAACTCACAATATGCATATTTCCAATCATTTATCACGGCGTCCTGGCGGACAATCAGACTCATATTGCGATAATTCTGTTTACGGGCACGGGCAGCAAATTGACATGTTCCAAAAATTTCTTGTGAATACAAGAGATCAGGAAATACCTCTTTCAAACACAATTGAATTATGGGATGTTCTGCCTATTTACTCTGTAACACTTCTAGAACAGAACAAAAGAAGAACTAAAGAAGGTCTTCTACCACTATTAGAACTAAACATATCGTTCTTAGGCAGCGAATATATTGTTAGTATAAAACCTGCACAAATTTCCATGGAAAATGGAAAGGCTTATTATCCTTCCGCAAACGAAGAGCTTATCGAGTCTGCATTGAGGAAAATAGCTGCTATGCAGAACTGCGGCTTCTATAATGCAGAAAATGCAAATTGCGGTGTGCACTTTACGCTCTACCAACTAAAGCGAGAACTTAGGAATCAAGGTCATACTCGGTCCAGCACGCAAATCATTAAATCCCTTCACATCCTTGGCGGGGCTGGCATTGAGATTCGCTCAAAGAATCGACAAGCAATTAGCATTGGTTCATACATGACGATAAGTGGCTTCTCTAAGGACTCTCGATTAGATAATCCTAATTCGAGATGGGTAGCTATTTTTCATCCGCTTGTTTACAAAGCAATGTCAAATTTGGCCTATCGTCAATTTAATTATCAAATTATGATGGGGCTGAAGCCTCAGTTAGCGCGATGGTTATTTAAGAGGGCTGCACATTATTACACTAACGCAAGTCTTTTAAATCCACTGTGTATCAATTTATCTACCATTATCGCTGAATCCGGCTTGCTCAACAGAGAGCGTGCTGGAAATAGCTTGATTGAGCTTGAAGGATGTTTTAATGCTCTTGTTGAAGCAAATGTATTTAGCCGATTCGAAAGGGCAGAAGATATTCGTGTTGGTCGAAACCGTATACATGACATAAGGTATAAGCTGATTCCTCACGCTGACTTCATCAAGTCTGTTAAAGCTGCAAACAAGAGACAATCTGATGACAGGGAAAGTTTACCCAAACCGTCAAAACGGGCATCCACTAAAATCAATTAGAACTAGGCTTTTGGGCACATTTCGCTAGCATTAAATTTGTACAAATTGGATATCATAAATATCACAGGTGAAGATTTATTTTGGAAATAAAACCTTATAAACCAACAGAGTTGGGACGTCTTTTTTGGTTGGCCGCAAAACACAGAGCGTGTGCTAATACAGAGTTTACCTATGAGCAAAACGCTCACTTTGTTTTAGCGCTGTATTCCGGTAGCCATGTCTCCAATATTCGATCGCATGAAGTACTGGATATGTTAGCCAAAACAATATACCACTACATTAAAAATGCTGGATGCTCAGAGTTTGAATTTATGGAGCTGTTCAGACCGCTTAGAACAGATCACGCATTTCTCACACGACAAGAATGGAATCATAGTACCGCGACTAGCATAATAATTTCATCGTTCATGAGCCGATTGGCTATCACTCAAGTATTTGATGAGGATAAAGAGGTAATTGATTTGAGTGGTCCAGAAATATCCTACCATGAGGTGTTTGAAAGACTTAGTCGTGATCGAACCTATTCTGAAGAATGCGACATTCAGAAAGGGCATATCCAATGCGCTAAAAGTTATGATACGTGTGTATTTCGGTTTTACAAAGAATGGCTTTTTGATGTCCCAGAAGAAGAGAAGCACAAAAAATGCAAGGGAATATGCTTGTGTTCTCAAATAATAAAAGGCTCAAATACTTAGATTAAAGGCGAATTAAGTTGGATTCAGATCATAAAGATTTAAGCAATCCTTGGCCTAAAATCGATCTACATCGGCATCAAGGAAATGAACAATAATTCGAACCTTTTGTTACTTATGTTTATGCAAAATTACTAACCCTGTTTTAACTATCCTATTTAATGAAAATATGATTAATTTAAATGACAAATCTGACAAAGAACTAGCGGAAATACTTAATTCCGCAAAAAATCAATTAGAAGAAAATCGTCGAGCAAAAACGAAGAATGTTGTAGCTAAAATTGAAACGCTCGCAATTTCGATTGGTGTCACCGTAAAAATTTATTCGCCAGGCGATGTTAATGAATCACCGTCAAAAAAAGTGGCAGCCCGCTTTCGGAATCCTAGTACAAATCAAACGTGGACTGGTCGTGGATTAGCCCCAAAATGGCTAAGAGCCCTTGAAGAATCAGGGCGAAATCGAGAAGAATTTATTATCAAAAAATAAATACCCAATAATTTGTTAAAAAGGATAATTCATGTTCAAAAACGCTACAGTCTACACATTAGAAAAAACATTAGATTTACTGGAAAATCCGGACACTCTTGTATCCAAAGTATTTGTTCCATGCCCCGACCAAGCAGCTTATTCTGCAGGATGGGTTAAGCCTACTGATTTTTTGCCGGACAGTCAACTTGTTCATCGCATTGGTCGCTATGATGTTATCGGTTATAAAATAGAATCGAAAATACTGCCAAGCGCAGCCATTAATAAAGTCCTTAATCAACGAATATCAGAAATCGAAGAAAGAGAAAGCCGTCGAGTACGTGCAAAGGAACGAGCTAGTATCAAAGATGAAGTTATTTTTGAGTTGATTCCAAGAGCGTTAAGCAGAGAATCGACTGTTTTGGCTTACATTGATCGCATAAGTAATTTGATTGTAGTTAATACAGCTTCTGCATCAGTTGCAGAAAATGTACTGAGCTTATTACGCAAGACACTTGGCTCACTGTGGGCGACACCGATCAAAACCAATCTAGAAACAACAAATCAGCTAACGCAATGGTTGATAAATCAAGTCCCAAAAAGGCTAGAGCTCGGGCGTTCAGCATTAATTCACAAGGAAGATGAGGGTGTCGTTCGTATTAAAAATATTGAATTATTATCTAGTGAAGTACGTGGTCACTTGGATCAAGGTGGTCTAATTAATCAGCTATCTCTCACATGGGATTCCAAAATCTCATTTGATATAGATAAAAATTTTGCACTAAAAAAAATACGATTATTGGACTTGCTAATGACAAGCAATAACATAGACAATGATTCGCCATCTGCCTTATTTGAAGCGGATATCTTGTTATTTGCTGACTCATTTTCGGAGTTATTCGACTATCTAATTGAAATATTTGGCGGATTACCAGTTGAAAATTTGTCCGAGCATTCACCTTCTTAGGCGAGTTACTTAGCTTCTTTTTGGCAAGATGGGGTCAAGCGGATTGACAGAGGCTAGGGGCTTTTTTGCATCTACTGGACAACAAAAACTTATAAAAAAAGGGTGGAAAAATGAAAACAGAAACTCAATATGTAGCTATCAGCCCTAAAGGTTACCTTTATGGTGCTGGAGAAACAGCGGCAGAGGCTCTTGAAATAGTATCTTGGCAACGTAAATGGGATGACGCTATTCCGACTTTTACCGCAAAAGAAATTTCAATAGGCGAAATAATCCCAATTGAGGATTATAGACAACAGTCTAGAAGTTATACATACCTATGCGCAAATACAGCAAATATAAAAACAAGTTTTTACCGGTGTAAAGATACGGCATTACAAAACGGATATGATAAATGTGTTCCAGTGGTTTTTGTGATCTCCAGTTATAAACCTGACACTAGTTATTCTGGTTCTTGCTATGGATTTTGGATATTTGAAAATGGGGAGCCAGTATCGCCATGTGAATTACCTATTAATGAAAAGATATTTAGGCCGATGCGAAATACCATTAGCGATAGAAGATCATGTTAAATTTATCAAATTGCCACGAAAAACCTCTTTATTTATAGATGGTGAGGATATCAATTAACAATGGATAGCATTTCAATGTTTAAAACATTGCTAGGGTATATTTGGGCTTGTATTGTGTTTATATTAGAAATGCCTTGGAAATTCAGGGCGGTCTATCACGTATGCAAGGCCTCCGTGGGTTTTAGTAAAAAACTTTTTAAAATTGTACTGGAAGCCATTTTTAGAGACCCAATCATGCTTATGATATTAACGGCTTTGGCTATCTATACTTATCTAAGTGAGTATCTGGAAAGCATTAAACCACCGGTATGACGGCTTTTTCGCATGACAAGCGTTTGCCGGTTAAGAAAAAGCTTGGCAAAAACGAGGCAGGCATTCGGTTTCCGCAAGGCTGTAAACTGGACACGCGTAACCGGGTTATCTCTCTACCCAAAATCGGTTCTGTAAAATACAGACACTGTCAGAATCCAGAGTGTGTGGTTGATGTATACCTATAAAGTAATCATTTGAATTAAGTT contains:
- a CDS encoding H-NS histone family protein, producing the protein MINLNDKSDKELAEILNSAKNQLEENRRAKTKNVVAKIETLAISIGVTVKIYSPGDVNESPSKKVAARFRNPSTNQTWTGRGLAPKWLRALEESGRNREEFIIKK
- a CDS encoding recombination-associated protein RdgC, which encodes MFKNATVYTLEKTLDLLENPDTLVSKVFVPCPDQAAYSAGWVKPTDFLPDSQLVHRIGRYDVIGYKIESKILPSAAINKVLNQRISEIEERESRRVRAKERASIKDEVIFELIPRALSRESTVLAYIDRISNLIVVNTASASVAENVLSLLRKTLGSLWATPIKTNLETTNQLTQWLINQVPKRLELGRSALIHKEDEGVVRIKNIELLSSEVRGHLDQGGLINQLSLTWDSKISFDIDKNFALKKIRLLDLLMTSNNIDNDSPSALFEADILLFADSFSELFDYLIEIFGGLPVENLSEHSPS
- the traA gene encoding TraA family conjugative transfer protein; translation: MKVNKKAVIAASLLSLALATDAMAGTDTTFSSIYTKLTLWTQGTLGQVISLAAFLVGLGAGVVNQSIVAVVIGISIALALNYAPTIIGGIVTGLA